In Ruania zhangjianzhongii, the following proteins share a genomic window:
- a CDS encoding carbohydrate ABC transporter permease, with amino-acid sequence MTAQTAKPLRPAAAPGRTVKKFLVRILFVIAMVVIGFFFALPLAWLVTAPFNSTPSLTVSWPDWTLDNFSVLAENPYALTSIGNSLMLGLGTIAVVVTTGSLAAYALSRVRIPGRDGLLYGLLLLSSVVTGTAAMVPLFQLMVTTGLINTQTGVILALSGGVLPTVIFILKDFMDSIPKSYEESARLYGAKPHQILMHVVVPIARPGLAFVAVWALVQVWGNFLLPFILLRSPESQPAAVIMYTFYTESGQADLSLISAFSLVFSIPVILLYFLVNRRYGFRFHGGIKS; translated from the coding sequence ATGACCGCGCAGACCGCAAAGCCGCTACGGCCCGCCGCCGCGCCGGGGCGCACCGTGAAGAAGTTCCTCGTCCGGATCCTGTTCGTGATCGCCATGGTGGTGATCGGGTTCTTCTTCGCGCTGCCGCTGGCGTGGCTGGTCACGGCGCCGTTCAACTCCACCCCGAGCCTGACCGTGTCCTGGCCGGACTGGACGCTGGACAACTTCTCCGTGCTCGCGGAGAACCCCTACGCGCTCACCTCGATCGGCAACTCGCTGATGCTCGGGCTGGGCACGATCGCCGTGGTGGTCACCACCGGGTCACTAGCCGCCTACGCGCTCTCCCGGGTGCGCATCCCCGGCCGAGACGGCCTGCTCTACGGCCTACTGCTGCTCTCCTCGGTGGTCACCGGCACCGCCGCGATGGTGCCGCTGTTCCAGTTGATGGTCACCACCGGCCTGATCAACACCCAGACCGGGGTGATCCTCGCCCTGTCCGGCGGGGTGCTGCCCACGGTGATCTTCATCCTCAAGGACTTCATGGACTCGATCCCGAAGTCCTATGAGGAGTCCGCCCGGCTCTACGGCGCCAAACCGCACCAGATTCTCATGCACGTGGTGGTGCCGATCGCCCGGCCCGGGCTGGCGTTCGTGGCGGTGTGGGCACTGGTGCAGGTGTGGGGCAACTTCCTGCTCCCGTTCATCCTGCTCCGCTCCCCGGAGTCCCAGCCGGCCGCGGTGATCATGTACACCTTCTACACCGAGAGCGGGCAGGCGGACCTGAGCCTGATCTCCGCCTTCTCCCTGGTGTTCTCCATCCCGGTGATTCTGCTCTACTTCCTCGTCAACCGCCGGTACGGCTTCCGTTTCCATGGAGGGATCAAGTCCTGA
- a CDS encoding ABC transporter ATP-binding protein, which translates to MATIATTALVKEYPGGVRGVDGVDVTIADGEFFALLGPSGCGKTTLLRSIAGLEAITEGTLQIGDRDVTQAEPGERGVAMVFQDYALFPHMDVADNIAYPLKIKKVKKNVRRDKAVSVADGLALDGLSLRRPAQLSGGQQQRVALARAVSTEPEVLLLDEPLSNLDARLRLEARTFLKELQRDLGVTTVFVTHDQAEALALADRLAVMKSGRLQQVGTPQEVFQRPANTFVASFIGSSPINLVATTIADGAVPVGEGSVPLPEGVTVADGTEVIWGARPEYLRWSAEETALGVPVEVSVTENLGASTLITANSGAEKLQLVVPEEDAPAAGDHGWVISSARRSLLFDPESTERIN; encoded by the coding sequence ATGGCCACCATCGCCACCACCGCCCTGGTGAAGGAGTACCCCGGCGGGGTCCGTGGGGTCGACGGCGTCGACGTCACCATCGCCGACGGTGAGTTCTTCGCCCTGCTCGGCCCGTCCGGGTGCGGGAAGACCACCCTGTTGCGCTCGATCGCCGGACTGGAGGCGATCACCGAGGGCACCCTGCAGATCGGCGACCGGGACGTCACCCAGGCCGAGCCCGGTGAGCGCGGGGTCGCGATGGTGTTCCAGGACTACGCGCTGTTCCCGCACATGGACGTGGCGGACAACATCGCCTACCCGCTGAAGATCAAGAAGGTGAAGAAGAACGTTCGCCGGGACAAGGCAGTATCCGTAGCCGACGGGCTCGCGCTGGACGGGCTCAGCCTGCGCCGCCCGGCCCAGCTCTCCGGCGGTCAGCAGCAGCGCGTGGCCCTGGCCCGGGCGGTCTCTACCGAACCGGAGGTGCTGCTGCTGGACGAGCCACTGTCCAACCTGGACGCCCGGCTCCGGCTGGAGGCGCGCACCTTCCTCAAGGAGCTGCAGCGGGACCTGGGCGTGACCACCGTGTTCGTCACCCACGACCAGGCGGAGGCACTCGCGCTCGCGGACCGGCTCGCGGTGATGAAGTCCGGCCGGCTGCAACAGGTGGGCACCCCGCAGGAGGTGTTCCAGCGCCCCGCCAACACGTTCGTCGCCTCGTTCATCGGATCCTCGCCGATCAATCTGGTCGCCACCACGATCGCCGACGGCGCAGTGCCGGTGGGCGAGGGCAGCGTTCCGCTGCCGGAGGGGGTCACCGTGGCAGACGGGACCGAGGTGATCTGGGGCGCCCGGCCCGAGTACCTGCGCTGGTCCGCCGAGGAGACCGCGCTCGGTGTCCCGGTGGAGGTCAGCGTCACCGAGAACCTGGGCGCCTCCACCCTGATCACGGCGAACTCCGGAGCGGAGAAGCTCCAGCTGGTGGTGCCCGAGGAGGATGCCCCGGCCGCGGGGGACCACGGCTGGGTGATCTCTTCGGCGCGGCGTAGCCTGCTCTTCGACCCCGAGTCCACCGAGCGGATCAACTGA
- a CDS encoding CehA/McbA family metallohydrolase — MPHTEERLHLTLDDQIATRYLPVPFDVPRGAPSVSVQLSYDTSAGVIDLGCEGASGWRGWSGGARDRFTITAEAATPGYLPGELEPGTWQVILGLHKVPATGLDVRLRIACPAVEQPEREREAPPQPRQVRGSERNLPAPAGLRWYAGDFHAHTVHSDGSLSISELAATAVRAGLDFLAVTDHNTVSHHAHLPRVGAAHGITLLPGQEVTTARGHANAFGDIGWIDFREPADTWVAEVERRGGVLSINHPIDGDCAWQHPLTALPAALEHWHISWFRDLTSTAPWAFHQRWDPGAVLLGGSDFHSPDHGYALGTPTTWVAAEDDSPEAILAGVRAGRTAISVGVGEDRVPRPLHTPILLRVEEDLLAIDAEGLVLADAEGRRRRITDSYERLPASWGSGRLHLQDATRRVLAIA; from the coding sequence ATGCCTCACACCGAGGAACGCTTGCACCTCACCCTCGATGACCAGATCGCCACCCGCTACCTCCCCGTGCCGTTCGACGTGCCCAGGGGCGCGCCGTCGGTCTCGGTGCAGCTGAGCTATGACACCTCCGCCGGCGTGATCGACCTGGGCTGCGAGGGCGCGTCCGGCTGGCGCGGCTGGTCCGGCGGTGCCCGGGACCGCTTCACCATCACCGCCGAGGCCGCTACCCCCGGCTACCTCCCCGGCGAGCTGGAACCCGGAACGTGGCAGGTGATCCTCGGTCTGCACAAAGTGCCCGCGACGGGACTGGACGTCAGGCTACGAATCGCATGCCCCGCCGTCGAGCAGCCGGAACGCGAACGTGAGGCACCACCGCAGCCCCGGCAGGTGCGCGGAAGCGAGCGGAACCTGCCCGCCCCGGCCGGCCTGCGCTGGTACGCCGGCGACTTCCACGCCCATACCGTGCACTCCGACGGCAGTCTGAGCATCAGCGAGCTCGCCGCCACCGCGGTGCGCGCCGGGCTGGATTTTCTTGCCGTCACCGATCACAACACCGTCAGCCACCACGCCCATCTGCCGCGGGTCGGCGCCGCCCACGGCATCACTCTGCTCCCCGGCCAGGAGGTGACCACGGCACGCGGGCACGCGAACGCGTTCGGTGACATCGGCTGGATCGATTTCCGAGAACCGGCCGATACCTGGGTGGCCGAAGTAGAACGGCGCGGTGGAGTGCTCAGCATCAACCACCCGATCGACGGCGACTGCGCTTGGCAGCACCCGCTCACCGCGCTGCCCGCCGCGCTCGAGCACTGGCACATCTCCTGGTTCCGTGATCTGACCTCGACCGCTCCATGGGCGTTCCACCAGCGGTGGGACCCGGGTGCGGTGCTCCTCGGCGGCAGCGACTTCCACTCCCCGGACCACGGCTACGCGCTCGGCACCCCGACCACCTGGGTGGCCGCCGAGGACGACTCCCCGGAAGCGATCCTGGCCGGTGTGCGGGCGGGGCGGACCGCGATCAGCGTGGGAGTGGGCGAGGACCGGGTTCCGCGTCCGCTGCACACGCCGATCCTGCTCCGGGTGGAGGAGGATCTGCTCGCGATCGACGCCGAAGGCCTGGTGCTGGCCGACGCCGAGGGACGGCGCCGGCGGATCACCGACTCCTACGAACGCCTCCCGGCCAGCTGGGGCAGCGGCCGGCTACACCTGCAGGACGCCACCCGCCGCGTGCTGGCCATCGCCTGA
- a CDS encoding alpha-mannosidase, translated as MTDADPAAPGPTDPASPTDAGIALVPHTHWDREWYEPHEVFRLRLVHVLDDVITRLEADPQFRFTLDGQTAAIEDYLQIRPEMRERVAVLVRGGQLAVGPWLILLDEFCCDGETIVRNLELGIDRAERLGGAMGVGYLPDMFGHTAQMPQILRGFGIEHAALWRGVPAAVTEHSFTWQSPDGSSVRTEYLFDGYGSALDLFALPDRLAELATAYREQTRPWYGQDPVLGMFGTDHMAPPPELMDRVRAHNAGADAPQIRVATLSEVVMSEVRHGAPLTGRPEVVAGELRSHARGNLLPGVFSIRTNLKAAMAEAELTLTQAERLDALYSAEDHRSFFDLAWYRVVESTAHDSITGCGVDETADQVAARLASAAQIGRAVSERVLDGLAADVPSDAYLLANTLPWARTVQTEVVVAGDDGGGSGGQVVGELDTALGDETMTSAELVSILRRIHGRELFGQQINGYTWGADSLHFTVGEVAEGPFDLATLTAEIEAAATADPEGRRHWQVVTTAQPRRRVILAAEVPPLGHVSIRAASGAGSMTTSGAEATTSPAQVRATPRSVTGDLVSAVVDADGTLTLTGTDGTTLTGVGRLVDEGDRGDSYNYGPLAHSPALETPTSVHTDVVAEGPVRAAIEVTRRYDLPLGVDPADRDRRLEKTEELAVRMLVEVRAGEPFVRLTLSAVNTVGDHRLRLHVPLGEQVDTSFGSGQFDVTRRGRTAEGGWGEYPLPTFPATGFVSAGNAHVLLAKLTEYEVVGGAAGDELALTLLRAVGMMSVNVHPLRDEPAGSEIPVPGAQYLGTEVSTRLAVLPRAGGWERAEVARWAEHFRHEPLVVRGHAAAGGALPAAAAGPELTGPAVLSSLRQVGDGGASVVEARLVSMSSAEQDVRLTAPDGAAWQVTDLRGRPSGVAPDAPLRAGEVRTLRA; from the coding sequence ATGACGGACGCCGACCCCGCCGCACCCGGACCGACAGATCCGGCCTCGCCCACCGACGCGGGGATCGCTCTGGTCCCACACACCCATTGGGACCGGGAGTGGTACGAACCGCACGAGGTGTTCCGACTCCGCCTGGTGCACGTGCTCGACGACGTGATTACCCGGCTGGAGGCCGATCCGCAGTTCCGGTTCACTCTGGACGGGCAGACCGCCGCGATCGAGGACTACCTGCAGATCCGCCCCGAGATGCGTGAACGGGTCGCGGTGCTGGTGCGCGGCGGACAGCTCGCCGTGGGCCCGTGGCTGATCCTGCTGGACGAGTTCTGCTGCGACGGCGAGACCATCGTGCGCAATCTGGAGCTCGGCATCGACCGGGCCGAGCGGCTCGGCGGGGCGATGGGCGTGGGCTACCTGCCGGACATGTTCGGGCACACCGCGCAGATGCCACAGATCCTGCGCGGGTTCGGGATCGAGCACGCTGCGCTGTGGCGCGGGGTCCCGGCTGCGGTCACCGAGCACAGCTTCACCTGGCAGTCCCCGGACGGCTCGAGCGTGCGCACCGAGTACCTCTTCGATGGCTACGGCAGCGCCCTGGACCTGTTCGCCCTGCCAGATCGCCTCGCCGAGCTCGCTACCGCCTACCGCGAGCAGACTCGCCCCTGGTACGGGCAGGATCCCGTGCTCGGCATGTTCGGCACCGACCACATGGCCCCGCCGCCGGAGCTGATGGACCGGGTGCGCGCCCACAACGCTGGTGCGGACGCCCCGCAGATCCGGGTGGCCACTCTCTCCGAGGTCGTCATGTCAGAAGTGCGTCATGGCGCACCTCTGACAGGACGACCCGAGGTGGTGGCGGGGGAGCTGCGCTCGCACGCCCGCGGAAACCTGCTGCCCGGGGTGTTCTCCATCCGCACCAACCTCAAGGCAGCGATGGCGGAGGCGGAGCTGACCCTCACTCAGGCCGAACGGCTGGACGCGCTGTACTCGGCCGAGGACCACCGGTCCTTCTTCGACCTTGCCTGGTACCGGGTGGTGGAGTCCACGGCACACGACTCGATCACCGGCTGTGGGGTGGACGAGACCGCCGACCAGGTAGCCGCCCGGCTCGCCTCCGCCGCCCAGATCGGCCGCGCCGTGAGTGAGCGAGTGCTCGATGGCCTCGCCGCCGACGTTCCCTCCGATGCCTACCTGCTGGCAAACACCCTGCCCTGGGCGCGCACGGTCCAGACCGAGGTGGTCGTGGCAGGTGACGACGGCGGCGGCTCAGGCGGGCAGGTGGTCGGCGAGCTGGACACGGCGCTCGGGGACGAGACGATGACCTCCGCGGAGCTGGTGAGCATCCTTCGCCGGATCCACGGCCGGGAACTGTTCGGACAGCAGATCAACGGTTACACCTGGGGCGCGGACTCGTTGCACTTCACCGTCGGCGAGGTGGCCGAGGGGCCGTTCGACCTGGCTACCCTGACCGCGGAGATCGAGGCCGCTGCCACCGCGGATCCCGAGGGTCGGCGCCACTGGCAGGTGGTGACCACGGCGCAGCCGCGCCGCCGGGTGATCCTGGCCGCGGAGGTGCCCCCGCTCGGGCACGTGAGTATCCGCGCGGCTTCCGGTGCCGGGTCCATGACCACCTCTGGCGCCGAGGCGACCACGAGTCCTGCCCAGGTGCGCGCTACGCCCCGGAGCGTGACCGGGGACCTGGTCTCCGCCGTCGTTGATGCGGATGGCACGCTCACGCTGACCGGAACCGACGGCACCACCTTGACCGGGGTGGGTCGGCTGGTGGACGAGGGCGACCGCGGCGACTCCTACAACTATGGGCCACTCGCGCACTCCCCGGCGCTGGAGACGCCCACCTCGGTGCACACCGACGTGGTGGCCGAAGGCCCGGTGCGCGCAGCGATCGAGGTCACCCGCCGCTATGACCTGCCGCTGGGTGTGGACCCGGCTGACCGGGACCGGCGGCTGGAGAAGACCGAAGAGCTCGCCGTCCGGATGCTGGTGGAGGTGCGCGCCGGCGAACCGTTCGTGCGGCTCACCCTGTCCGCGGTGAACACCGTGGGTGACCACCGGTTGCGGCTGCACGTGCCGCTCGGGGAGCAGGTGGACACCTCCTTCGGTTCCGGGCAGTTCGACGTCACCCGGCGGGGCCGCACGGCCGAGGGTGGCTGGGGCGAGTACCCGCTGCCCACCTTCCCGGCCACCGGCTTCGTCTCCGCGGGGAACGCGCATGTGCTGTTGGCCAAGCTCACCGAGTACGAGGTGGTGGGCGGCGCGGCCGGCGACGAGCTGGCCCTGACCCTGCTGCGCGCGGTGGGAATGATGAGCGTGAACGTGCACCCGCTGCGGGACGAGCCGGCTGGGTCGGAGATTCCGGTGCCCGGCGCGCAGTACCTCGGTACCGAGGTGAGCACCCGGCTCGCTGTGCTGCCGCGCGCAGGTGGCTGGGAGCGGGCGGAGGTCGCCCGGTGGGCGGAGCACTTCCGGCACGAGCCGTTGGTGGTGCGCGGACATGCCGCAGCAGGGGGTGCGCTGCCCGCCGCTGCGGCCGGCCCCGAGCTGACCGGTCCGGCGGTGCTGAGCAGCCTGCGCCAGGTCGGCGACGGCGGAGCTTCCGTGGTGGAGGCGCGTCTGGTGAGCATGAGCTCGGCCGAGCAGGACGTGCGCCTCACGGCGCCGGACGGGGCGGCCTGGCAGGTGACCGACCTGCGGGGGCGGCCCTCCGGGGTGGCCCCAGACGCACCGTTGCGTGCGGGCGAGGTGCGCACGCTGCGGGCCTGA
- a CDS encoding LacI family DNA-binding transcriptional regulator, which yields MGRSPQHPTLLMIATETGVSASTVSRVLNAKTDEAARRWASAETIRRVRETAAEHAYQPNPQAVSLRTRRSNFIGMVVPRLQDYVLATIHEGVDEAATAHGYATFAANSLDDRGRQQRAVELLRSRRVEGIIFGDAFYDGEFLRYVRQQGAKFALVSRRVPGFPSVTCNDELGGRLAGVHLAAIGRTDVAVLSGQPYASTSIDRTRGLVSALAVAGIDVPAHRIIHGPFDAQGGRAATEALLAQGRPYPDAIFATNDFAAIGAMGALRDRKLSVPDDIVLIGYNDTALAAELPTPLTSVHSPMHEMGKQGLQMLLRVLDGEDPDPVQLTPTLVVRESTAGG from the coding sequence ATGGGACGAAGCCCGCAGCATCCGACCCTGCTGATGATCGCCACGGAGACGGGCGTCTCCGCCTCGACGGTCTCCCGGGTGCTCAATGCCAAGACCGATGAAGCGGCTCGACGATGGGCCTCGGCGGAGACCATCCGGCGAGTACGTGAGACCGCCGCCGAGCACGCCTACCAGCCGAACCCGCAAGCAGTGAGCCTGCGGACCCGCCGGTCGAATTTCATCGGCATGGTGGTGCCCAGGCTGCAGGACTATGTGCTCGCGACCATTCACGAAGGCGTCGACGAGGCTGCCACTGCCCATGGGTACGCCACCTTCGCTGCGAACTCCCTCGACGACCGTGGCAGGCAGCAGCGTGCGGTAGAGCTCCTCCGGTCGCGGCGGGTGGAGGGGATCATCTTCGGCGATGCGTTCTACGACGGGGAGTTCCTCCGGTACGTCCGGCAGCAGGGCGCGAAGTTCGCTCTGGTCTCCCGCCGGGTGCCTGGGTTTCCCTCGGTCACCTGCAACGACGAGCTCGGCGGGCGGCTGGCCGGAGTGCACCTGGCCGCGATCGGCCGGACCGACGTGGCGGTGCTGTCCGGGCAGCCCTATGCCTCCACCAGCATCGACCGCACCCGGGGCCTGGTGTCCGCGCTCGCCGTGGCGGGGATCGACGTCCCGGCGCACCGGATCATCCATGGCCCATTCGATGCTCAAGGGGGCCGGGCCGCCACCGAGGCGCTGCTGGCCCAGGGCCGGCCGTATCCGGATGCCATCTTCGCCACCAACGACTTCGCCGCCATCGGCGCGATGGGTGCGCTCCGGGACCGGAAGCTGAGCGTTCCGGACGACATCGTTCTCATCGGGTACAACGACACCGCCCTGGCCGCGGAGCTGCCCACCCCGCTCACCTCGGTGCACTCGCCGATGCACGAGATGGGCAAGCAGGGGCTCCAGATGCTGCTTCGGGTGCTCGACGGCGAAGATCCCGATCCGGTCCAGCTCACCCCCACGCTGGTGGTACGCGAGTCGACCGCCGGCGGCTGA
- a CDS encoding MFS transporter, producing the protein MGAVPTEPAGSPPAKGQEPWNRVISRKDITAVSVIAFLAWVASVYDYTLFGTLLPVLAEDFGWSTAESTTINTLATVGVFLVSIAVGPVLDKLGRKRALIILMLGGTIASGLTGLAMGAVSVILIRSVTGLSLSEEVVNSVYLNEMLKKVKNRGFVYSLVQSGWPVGALLSAGITAVLLPVIGWRWSFLVAGVFSIPIILAAIKFLPESPTFLAIKEIKRRQAAGEKDAARELAVQHELTELTDSEQMSGGLKDIMAPALRRHTICLSGAWLTNWMGIQVFSVLGTTVLVGAKDVSFESALVVLVLSNVAAFAGYLFHGWVGDRLGRKLTVTIGWTLGGLVSILMLILPTGQGMTIFMYALTLFFLNGPYGAMLFYMGESFPAHVRGTGANVAHVMAPVGGIAGSGLLSVLLAAGLPMTTAAIGAGSVFMLVSGVLMLGTRTTNRIGDHAREKMEATHDQP; encoded by the coding sequence ATGGGAGCAGTTCCCACCGAGCCTGCGGGTAGCCCGCCGGCCAAGGGCCAAGAGCCCTGGAACCGGGTGATCAGCCGCAAGGACATCACCGCCGTCAGCGTCATCGCGTTCCTGGCCTGGGTGGCCTCGGTCTACGACTACACGCTGTTCGGCACTCTGCTGCCGGTCCTGGCCGAGGACTTTGGCTGGAGTACCGCCGAGTCCACCACGATCAACACCCTCGCCACTGTCGGGGTGTTCCTGGTGTCGATCGCCGTGGGACCGGTGCTGGACAAGCTCGGCCGCAAGCGCGCGCTGATCATCCTGATGCTCGGCGGCACGATCGCCTCCGGGCTGACCGGTCTGGCGATGGGGGCGGTGAGCGTCATCCTCATCCGGTCGGTGACCGGGCTGTCGCTGTCCGAGGAGGTGGTGAACTCCGTCTACCTCAACGAGATGCTGAAGAAGGTCAAGAACCGGGGCTTCGTCTACAGCCTGGTGCAGTCCGGCTGGCCGGTGGGCGCCCTGCTCTCCGCCGGGATCACCGCCGTGCTGCTGCCGGTCATCGGCTGGCGCTGGTCTTTCCTCGTGGCCGGCGTCTTCTCCATCCCGATCATCCTCGCGGCGATCAAGTTTCTGCCGGAATCGCCCACTTTCCTCGCCATCAAGGAGATCAAGCGGCGGCAGGCGGCCGGGGAGAAGGACGCGGCGCGCGAGCTGGCGGTCCAGCACGAGCTGACCGAGCTCACCGACTCCGAGCAGATGTCCGGCGGTCTGAAGGACATCATGGCGCCGGCGCTGCGGCGGCACACGATCTGCCTGTCCGGTGCCTGGCTGACCAACTGGATGGGCATCCAGGTCTTCTCCGTGCTCGGCACCACGGTGCTCGTCGGGGCGAAGGACGTCTCGTTCGAGAGTGCGCTGGTGGTGCTGGTGCTGTCCAACGTTGCGGCGTTCGCCGGCTACCTGTTCCACGGCTGGGTGGGTGACCGGCTCGGCCGCAAGCTGACCGTGACGATCGGCTGGACCCTCGGTGGTCTGGTGTCCATCCTCATGCTGATCCTGCCCACGGGCCAGGGGATGACCATCTTCATGTATGCGCTCACCCTGTTCTTCCTGAACGGGCCGTACGGCGCGATGCTCTTCTACATGGGCGAGTCCTTCCCCGCTCACGTGCGCGGCACCGGCGCCAACGTGGCCCACGTGATGGCCCCGGTCGGCGGAATCGCCGGATCCGGTCTGCTCAGCGTGCTCCTGGCCGCCGGCCTGCCGATGACCACTGCGGCCATTGGCGCGGGCTCGGTGTTCATGCTCGTATCGGGGGTACTGATGCTCGGTACCCGCACCACCAACCGCATCGGCGACCACGCCCGCGAGAAGATGGAGGCAACCCATGACCAGCCGTGA
- a CDS encoding SDR family NAD(P)-dependent oxidoreductase: MTSRDDGLEGKVALISGGASGIGRALAIAYARAGASSVVGSYPGDPHDVDETVSAVEAAGGRCLAVELDVRSFEQTEQFAQAGLDAFGRLDIAVAAAGILRRQPIEEMTDEAWDDMMAVDLSGVMRIFRSSAARMADGGALVATSSIAGGVYGWEDHAHYAAAKSGVLGLCRSLAVELAPRGIRCNAVIPGLIESPQSLDAENSLGPEGLKAAGKIIPHGRVGTVDECARAIRFLTSDDSAYVTGQELIVDGGLTIRWPS, from the coding sequence ATGACCAGCCGTGATGACGGACTCGAAGGCAAGGTCGCACTGATCTCGGGCGGTGCCAGCGGTATCGGCCGAGCGCTCGCCATCGCCTATGCCCGCGCCGGGGCGAGCTCGGTAGTCGGCTCCTACCCCGGTGACCCGCACGATGTGGACGAGACCGTGTCCGCGGTCGAGGCGGCCGGTGGCCGATGCCTGGCCGTGGAGCTGGACGTGCGCTCCTTCGAGCAGACGGAGCAGTTCGCACAGGCCGGGCTGGACGCGTTCGGCCGCCTGGACATCGCGGTGGCCGCCGCAGGCATCCTGCGCCGCCAGCCGATCGAGGAGATGACCGACGAGGCCTGGGACGACATGATGGCCGTGGACCTGTCCGGCGTCATGCGGATCTTCCGGTCCAGTGCCGCCCGGATGGCAGACGGCGGAGCTCTGGTGGCGACGTCGTCGATCGCGGGTGGCGTGTACGGGTGGGAGGACCACGCGCACTACGCCGCCGCCAAGTCCGGGGTGCTCGGCCTCTGCCGCTCGCTGGCGGTAGAGCTCGCCCCGCGAGGAATCCGCTGCAACGCAGTGATCCCGGGTCTGATCGAGAGCCCACAGTCCCTGGACGCGGAGAACTCGCTCGGCCCGGAAGGGCTGAAGGCAGCGGGAAAGATCATCCCCCACGGCCGGGTCGGCACCGTGGACGAGTGCGCCCGCGCGATCCGCTTCCTCACCAGTGACGATTCGGCCTATGTCACCGGGCAGGAACTCATCGTTGATGGCGGCCTGACCATCCGCTGGCCGAGCTGA
- a CDS encoding SDR family NAD(P)-dependent oxidoreductase, whose translation MGQLDGQVAVITGAASGIGAAIARLFSAEGAALALFDLAEPSDELQQRGDVSTHRVDVTDAESVRRAVEEVIERHGRVDVLVSAAGILDEVPFLEMSPERWEKTIAVDLRGVFLAARYVAEHMVEAGAGRIINISSQLGIKGGVNLAHYVSAKAGVIGLTKALAQELAPKGVLVNAIAPGPVYTPLIDGLSDDWKSAKSAELPLGRFGRPEEVAPTALLLASSPGGDLYVGQTLGPNSGDVMP comes from the coding sequence ATGGGACAGCTTGATGGGCAGGTAGCCGTCATCACCGGAGCAGCCAGTGGGATCGGCGCCGCGATCGCTCGACTGTTCAGTGCGGAGGGTGCCGCGCTGGCACTGTTCGATCTCGCGGAGCCGAGCGATGAGCTGCAGCAGCGAGGCGACGTCAGCACTCACCGGGTCGATGTCACCGACGCCGAGTCCGTCCGCAGGGCGGTCGAGGAAGTGATCGAGCGGCACGGCCGGGTCGATGTCCTGGTCAGCGCAGCCGGCATCCTCGACGAAGTGCCGTTCCTGGAGATGAGCCCGGAGCGGTGGGAGAAGACCATCGCCGTAGACCTGCGCGGGGTATTTCTTGCCGCGCGCTACGTGGCCGAGCACATGGTCGAGGCCGGTGCGGGGCGGATCATCAACATCTCCTCGCAGCTGGGGATCAAAGGTGGGGTCAACCTCGCCCACTACGTCTCGGCGAAGGCGGGAGTGATCGGCCTGACCAAGGCGCTCGCCCAGGAGCTGGCGCCGAAGGGCGTGCTGGTCAACGCGATCGCGCCCGGACCGGTCTACACCCCGTTGATCGACGGCCTCTCCGATGACTGGAAGTCCGCCAAGTCCGCGGAACTGCCCCTCGGCCGGTTCGGCCGGCCGGAGGAGGTCGCCCCCACGGCGCTGCTGCTGGCCAGCTCACCGGGCGGGGACCTCTACGTCGGCCAGACGCTCGGGCCGAACAGCGGCGACGTGATGCCGTAA